A stretch of the Hydra vulgaris chromosome 09, alternate assembly HydraT2T_AEP genome encodes the following:
- the LOC136084954 gene encoding ATP-dependent DNA helicase pif1-like — protein MNTQQKRVGELLVKRNVFLTGPAGTGKTYTVKEIEKEFKQNKKQVYITATTGIASRNYENGMTLHSFAGLPTTNTDIKIILNKLSPIVLDRLKSVDLLIIDEVSMLKGETLEIVHLLLQHAKSNQDLFGGVRVLLAGDFFQLPPIYKNEQIKLLFEHPFWKSAQFVTVQLTENYRQQNDNEFQQCLTDIREGDISRKTLNYLESRAQEEDTLKNNYLRVFFTNKETEGYNFRRIQEINHPPVYITSQIKTFNKYELPPDWPFQIPAYITLKIGARVMISKNLPDKDLVNGHIVKIREISSDNKIIVVSFQKRIIELSPVTEIIFDNKQQKLAECVGFPLILAYGLTVHRVQGLTLKHVVIYINSLQFTPHLFYVALSRVTEGKNLFIITKKLFLKQFINEIRIIKSVYHFYANNDNLIDMNHDKEFETKLLTI, from the coding sequence ATGAATACACAACAAAAGCGAGTTGGAGAGTTGTTAGTGAAACGCAATGTTTTTCTCACGGGACCTGCAGGCACCGGAAAAACATACACggttaaagaaattgaaaaagagtttaaacaaaataagaaacaagTGTACATCACTGCAACAACAGGAATTGCTTCAAGAAACTATGAAAACGGTATGACTTTACATTCATTTGCCGGTTTGCCAACAACTAACACAGacattaaaattattctcaataaGTTATCCCCCATTGTTTTAGACCGTTTAAAAAGTGTAGATTTACTTATTATCGACGAAGTCAGTATGCTCAAAGGAGAAACTTTAGAAATTGTACACTTATTATTACAACACGCCAAATCAAATCAAGACTTATTTGGAGGCGTGAGAGTACTGCTTGCGGGTGATTTCTTTCAATTGCctcctatttataaaaatgaacaaataaaacttttgtttgaaCATCCATTTTGGAAGAGCGCTCAATTTGTTACCGTGCAATTAACAGAAAACTACAGACAACAAAACGATAACGAATTTCAACAGTGTTTAACAGATATACGAGAGGGAGATATATCAAGAAAAACGCTTAATTATTTAGAAAGTAGAGCGCAAGAAGAAGACAcacttaaaaacaattatttacgtgtattttttacaaacaaagaAACAGAAGGTTATAATTTTAGAAGAATCCAAGAAATTAATCACCCACCCGTTTATATTACTTcgcaaataaaaacttttaataaatatgaattACCACCCGACTGGCCATTTCAAATTCCCGCTTATATTACCTTAAAAATTGGCGCAAGAGttatgatttcaaaaaatttacccGATAAAGATTTAGTCAACGgtcatattgttaaaataagaGAAATCAGCTCGgataataaaattatagttgTCAGTTTTCAAAAACGCATTATAGAATTATCGCCCGTCACTGAAATTATTTTCgataacaaacaacaaaaattagcTGAATGTGTTGGATTCCCGTTAATACTTGCGTACGGATTAACTGTTCATAGAGTTCAAGGATTAACACTTAAACACGTTGTTATTTACATAAACAGTTTACAATTTACTCCGCATTTATTTTACGTGGCCTTATCTCGAGTAACCgaaggaaaaaatttatttataataacaaaaaaattatttttgaaacaatttataaacGAAATACGCATAATTAAATCAGTTTATCATTTCTATGcgaataatgataatttaattgatatgaACCACGACAAagaatttgaaacaaaattattaacaatttaa
- the LOC136084955 gene encoding ATP-dependent DNA helicase pif1-like, producing the protein MNTQQKRVGELLVKRNVFLTGPAGTGKTYTVKEIEKEFKQNNKQVYITVTTGFASRNYENGMTLHSFAGLPTTNTDIKIILNKLSPIVLDRLKSVDLLIIDEVSMLKGETLEIVHLLLQHAKSSQD; encoded by the coding sequence ATGAATACACAACAAAAGCGAGTTGGAGAGTTGTTAGTGAAACGCAATGTTTTTCTCACGGGGCCTGCAGGCACCGGAAAAACATACACggttaaagaaattgaaaaagaatttaaacaaaataataaacaagtttACATCACAGTTACAACAGGATTCGCTTCAAGAAATTATGAAAATGGAATGACTCTACATTCATTTGCTGGTTTGCCAACAACTAACACAGacattaaaattattctcaataaaTTATCTCCTATAGTTTTAGACCGTTTAAAAAGTGTAGATCTACTCATTATCGACGAAGTCAGTATGCTCAAAGGAGAAACTTTAGAAATTGTACACTTATTATTGCAACACGCCAAATCAAGTCAAGATTAA